The genomic DNA TTTAGGAATTTTTTGTGGTATTAATTGCTATCTGTGTTATTGTTTTGTACATGAAAAAATTTGGTCAACAGATTCTTTGATTTCTCATAAATCAATGCGAGGAAAGCGTTCAAAGTTATTCAGGTTGTAAATTCTAGCAAACCAATCTATCTATATATCATGTAAAATGGTGTGTTCATTGCATTTAACCAGGCTTATTTGTTAATGCTTGACAGGATACTCATAATGTTAGATCTGTATGTTTTCATCCTTGTGGGGAATACCTTTTTAGCAGGTACTATGATCTTTTCActaaatttaaatttgatttataGTTCTGCTGTTATTAACTGATTCTTGATTTCTTATATCAGTTTGATTTGCTCTGATTTTTATACATCATAAGTTCTTAACATGTTTTCTGTTGTTATTTGTAAAGTAATTTAATCATTTCACCAAAACAATTTGATTTTGGGCTCAAGAATTTGGATTTCGTTCCTGGATCAACAGTTTCTATCTCTTGGGCATTTGAAAAATACTGCAAGCATATCTTATGGAATTCTCTTCTTTCATAtagtcaaatattttcattcaaatatgtaatttttttttaaaaaaactcattttcatatgttgatGAAAATCATGGAAGCAAGTGACACTGATAAAGTTATTTGTAGGGACTGATCACCCAGTTCCTCATTTATATGATATAAATACTTTTACATGCTACTTATCAGCAAATGCACAGGATTCTAGTTCTCCGATTAACCAGGTAGCTTTTCTCTTTCCTTCTGATTCACAAGCATTAGATTGCATAGGTATGTAACTTCTTATAAAGACGGTTCTGTGCGCATTTGGGATGGAGTATCTGCTGAATGTGTTCGACCTATTATTGGAGCACATGGATCCGCAGAAGGTACTAGCGCAATTTTCACTAAAGATGAGACGTAAGTGAGCTACCAGCATGTCCGAGGTGCTTTTCCCTCAAGATAATCCAGTCATTGTTTGGTTTGAAGAACAGAGAGAAAGACATATACTGTATGTTTGACTCAAGATAGTAACTACCTCAAACCTTTGTTTGGAATGTGGGAATCCTGTAGTATTTCCGAATGATTTGTAACATGTCCCGGAGAATTTCCTGTGTTTCAGACAGGTCTTAACTTTATGACATGAATAGCAACTAAAATCTCTTTCTCCTTTGCCCCAATGTTTCACCACTAAACTACTAACCTGCCTACCTATAAGTACTTTTGAGACTTCTTCTGAAAGGCCTAGTGTTTACATTAAAGATATATGGTGCGCCGAATCGGCGGCCTCTCAGGGTGTCTACGTACGTTCTATTTAGCTCATGCGTTAGATCAAAATTCCACGACTCAGATGAAGTGCATCACAACCAGTCTTCCTTCGTGCATTCAGTAGTGGATAGATAAAGCAGGTGAACGCATTCAATGAAGTAGCTGAAAAAATAAATGGCCATGCATGCTAGGACAATTTAAACTGTAGGTATATTTTGCATGCAAAAAGTTACTACGGTAGAAGGATTTACATTACTGTGCTTTCACGTGTCCTTTACATAAAAAAGTTACTATGCCAGGAGAAATTTACATCACATGTGTCTTCTTTTATATTAATGAATTTACTATCGATAGATACTAGACAGTAAATTTCTATGCATGCATGAGTGCCTCTCTAAGCTATCAAAAATTCACTCAGATATATTCACCTACGCAGGATGAGTCGaaagcaggtggacacatttaatgccaccCCTCTATGCTCCCATCAGATAAAAATAAGTCGGATAGATGGACAAATTTAATACCTCTTTTTATTATTATCAGATAATAATAATTCACCAACTATGTAGGAACATTTATACTTCCACATGCATCTAATAGACGACTTGAGTGGTGCACGTTGGTATCAATGTTTGGGTTGGTAGCCATTAATACGGCTACCGTACATCCTTCCGTCTTTCTCAGCGCTGCCGGCTTGACGCTGTGCCGACTGCCGCGCCAGCACGGGAACCCCGCCGCGGCCAAACCCTAGCGAGCGCCCGTCCCCGTCCTCGTCGGCGCCGCCCCTCTCCTCGCCGTTTATTCGGGCTCCCGCCTCTTGTTACAAGTGGGTCCAGACGTCCAGTTGCAGGCCGCGAGCTGCTATCGTCGTCGGTGACACCTATGGCAGCTTCCAGGTCGCCGCCAGCGGGCGTTCTCCCACGGTGAGCGCCGCTCCTCCCCTTCTTATTAGCGATCTTCGCGATTCTTACCCTTCGAATCTTACCAGCTGCTTGCGCGGTGGGGGCAGTGAGGCGGCAGGGCGTGAGGTCCAGGATGAtgagcggcgacggcggcgcaggAGGTCCTGGCGGGGGCATGGGTCCAGGAGTGGGTGGAGGGGGGACGGACAGCATGACGACGAGGCTGCGCTCACCGAGTTCCTCTCATCCCTCATGGACTACACCCCCACAGTATGGTGCCGCCACTTCCCTCTTGCCTTCTCTACTTTTCTGTCAGCGTTTTAGCCCTGATGCTTGGTTCGGTGGTGCGGAAGATTCCCGACGAGCTGGTGGAGCACTACCTCGGCCGCAGCGGGTTCCACTGCCCCGACCTTCGCCTGTGAGTGCTCGTCCTCTTTCCAATATCTCTTCCTGATGGATAGTAGTAAGCTGAGATCTGATCAGTGCCATGGATTAAAACTTAAAAACACAAATTGCTTGATTTCTTGCACACATAATCTGATTTCGTGTTTTACAGAACGAGACTGGTTGCTGTAGCCACCCAGAAGTTCCTATCAGACATTGCTAGCGATTCTCTTCAGTGGGTAAATTCATAGTCTCGTTATTACAAAGTAAAAGGATTCCCTTCTTAATTTCATTGATAGCATATTCAAGAATTAAACATTATCATTCTTTTCTTCCACATGAATGCAAATCTTCTGTGCAATACGCAATTCCATATTTTTGTTTGGTTCAGCAAGTTTATTAGGCTTCAATCAAAATCCCTCCCTGATTGCATGTACTTGTGAAATTATTCGTAGAACACATGTTTTTTTAAGGTGTCGCTTAGGCGATAAGGCTTGCTGGAAATCTAGGCGTTCCTGTCGCCATCATCAAATagagagggagggaaggagaACCGAAGAAGaatgggaggggaggggagggggccatCAAGGCCAAGAACCTGAGCTGCTGCCATCCCTGCTGGCTCCGGCACCGGTAGCTGGCACAGAACTTGCTCCAGTCAGCCGTGGCACAGTCAGTCTGGAAGGGGATGGCAGCAGTGGTCGATTTGAGAGCGCAGACCAGTGAGGAAAGGGAAAAGAAGTGGGAGGAAGGAGAAGTTTCAGGCAGTGGCAGTGGTGGCGCatctggagagagagggagagggagctaTGCTCCATTGATACATGGGGGTTACCATGTATATGCGCACCGGAGCCATTGATACCATGAAGGGAGGGAGAGACTAATGAAAGGAAGAGCATGAAGAGAACCAGGCAAGGCTGCACCTGCAACTGCCGTCACTCTCATCTCCATTGGCTCTGGCGCCTGTGGTCATCGTAGCTCTTCACTGGTCAACTGTATAGCTCAATTTGCATATGACTAGAGCTCAATTTCAAAAGGGGTGGCATTGGCCCTCAATCTGGGAGGCGTGCTCTTGGAGCAGCCAGGCTCGTCGTTGCTCCAACGCGGTAGCATCCGGAAGGACTCATGGAAACGACATCCAGTGAGGAATCGGTAGATTACAGATTGAGGGGAGAGGGTAGGGTTTTGCTTTATGAGCTGTTGGTTGAATTGGGCTCTAATGAGTTAGTGGGGTGGCTGCTAATAGTTATTGTGGCCCATCAGTGCTTGTATTTACCTCTTATTCTCTATTGTATATATCTTATTACATATTTTTTGTGCCATATTCTTTGGCAAtggatgaagggcgggcctggtgcaagcggtaaagTCTTACCGCCAGTGACCGGAAgttcccgggttcgagtcgcggtcttctcgcattgcacaggcgagggtaaggcttgccactgacacccttccccagaccccgcacagagcgggagctctctggactgggtacgccctttattctTTGGCAATGAACCAATTGATGACTAAATATTTTGGCTTGGCATGATTTTGGTTGGGAAAAAATTGGAAGCCAAACCAAGCAGGCCCATTATTTACTTTTCAAAAAATATTAAAACATATCCCTGTACTGAGATTTGGAAAAATGACGTATCCGTAATTCTGTATCCGTAATTCTGTATCCATGGTACATAGACTGAAGGAAGGAGCACTGACACGAGGGACAGATGTAGGTCTCACCTTACTGCCTTAAGAACCACGTATCCACAGCCAATGTAATAATATCAGAATGATGACAAACGTTTTCCtattgttacaacatttcatgttTCTACTGTTCCATTCAGAATGTGTTATGATCCTAGTTATCACTTACTTGCATTTATGCCGGTTGTAACTCAATCACCTTCCCACTTGCTGAAACATTGTTCGCTCTCTGCTGCTCTCGCAAAgtttaccatgccaccatagtgatGGTTTAGTCCGGTGGATATTTCTTGGTAGAAAAGAATAAACCCCATCTTCATTGTCAAAATATATAGTATGATCTCTCTTGGAATTTTTTATACTAGCCAAGGGTTCCGTGGATCCCTCTGCATCCACTGACTCCATCCCAGGGTTCTTGTTCATTAAAGGAATTCATTTTTGTTAAAGGATTATGTTCTGATACATAATGGATGTGCCTATACTACTCAATTTGTGAGACCTATCCTCATTTTAAAGTTAGGTTGTCTCGTGCAGGGTGCAGGTTGGCAAGTTCTAAAGCTACAAATAGTGTATAATAGCAGTTAGTTCAGTGTGACTCCTTAGAGTTTCGTGTTATATCAGACAACGTGCAAAATTAAGAAATATTAATAATCCCCCCCCCCCTTATTTTTGCATAGTCAAGTTACTTTTATAAACAGGTTATATACCAGCTGAGGCTTGGTTTTTTTAATGGAAATCCAAAGGGGGTAACAGTGTAACATGCAATTGTCTTCTTCAAAGTTTtttaaaacatacaagatacattTACAAAGTGTATGCCTAATTTTGTGGAGATTCTGTAACTATATTACCAATGGAGCTCATTCTTTATGTGGCTAATCAAGTGATGAATAACTAAAGCATACTGAAATTAGAAAATAGGCCAATTAGAATTTTTTTGGTATCATCATCATGATGAGTTGCCAACTaaaagcatattcattgtgtggGGAGAGTGGGCTCTTTTGGATTATATTGCGTAAGTTTGCTTATTTTGttggggggcgggggggggggggggggggggggttgtcagTGTATGACACTCTACTCTTCACTATATAGCATAGCAAACTATTTTAAGATTTTCTTAGCAACATGCATTATACACACTGTAGTTGTGTGCACTAATTTTGCTATTACATTATTCTTTCCCTTGAACTAGGTACTGCAAGGCCAGGGTAGCAGCACCTATCAAAGACAATAAGAGCAAACAGCCTAAGGTGTATTTACTCACCAGTTGAACTTTTCATGTTCCTGGCGTTAAATCTTGTTTAGTATCCTTACTGCTTATcacattttataaaaatattattttcaggATAAACGTCTTGTATTAACCATGGATGATCTTTCTAAAGCTTTGTGTGAGGTAACCATGTTTCCATTTAAATCTGCAGTTTGCACTTTTACTTTTTTTGTTGGCAGCAGCTTACCATTTACTATCTTCTGTATTCCAACCAGTTGGGCAGATCTGTATTCTTGAGAGAGAAATCGGTCAGGATCACATTATTTAGTTTGGACACTACATCAATCTGTTTTGTCAGGACTTGAAATTGAATCTGCCCACTATTTTCTTTAACTTAAACGGTTATGTAGATCCAGTTTGTGCTCCTCACAATTTTCCAAAAATTCATGAGGAAAACCAACTGTTAGCGGCAGTTAAGAACAGCGCACATGAACGAAAACTTAACGATGCAGGATAGATATTTAAGCAAATATCACGTGCTGCATAGTTGGAGATCTTATGATGATTGAGTTCCTTTAGACTAGATACGATCAATTCCAGCAACCCAGCGGCAGTGCGCCAGTGCCCATATGACCTGTATATTTTGCAAGAGTGAGGTACACTCCATCTTCTGCTATTGATACTGTGCATGGACCTAAATATGCAAGGCCATATAGAGATCAGACTAGTGTGGTTTTCTTTGCCTGTATTAAACTATAACTGTCAACCTTACTGTCATTGTCGTAAGAAAGAAAAGTGGGATCTGGATGTTgctaaaatctgaagtcacagtTCACCTCCAATTAAATTAAATGTGTAATAGTGGATATGGCAATCAGCAAATGAATGGAGCAGctaatcaaatttcaaattgccaatccaacattgcatatttgttGTAGATTCCTTCATAGGCCGGCAATACCGGCGTAGGGTCAGGCGTGCTGCAGCCAGTAGTGGCTAAGGCGCCTTTATTTGTTTAGCAAGTCAATAAGTCAGGAGGATTTTTAGGATCTATAAGCTATGGTTTGTTAGGAAaccacctggactataaaggtgGCTCTTTAGAGATGTAAGGATTTTATCGAAGAAGAATAGAACTCTACCGTGCAGGTGGGGTTCCTTTTCGACGGTGGCTGCGCGTGCttctgccgctgccgccggcgaCTCCCCCACTACACCTTTGCCTCGCTATCCCCTCCGTTCCAATTCCCAGTCCAGCCTACTCCTCCAATCTCCTCTGCGTACTCCACGGCGGCAACGCCATATCAATTTGGTATCAGAGACCATTCCGGGTGAATCGACAGCCATGTCCATCTCCCAATTCGATCCTACGGCCCTTGAGAAGAAGCTGGACGCCAATTTCGATCGAATCTTCGGCCAGCTCACCTCCATCACCAATCGCCTCAATTTCCACGACTCCCGTCTGGCTCGCGTGGAAACCGGCAAGCCCGATGTAGGTAAGGGCACCGACGGGGAGGATGGTCACGGTGGTGAAGACGACGCGGTTGCGGATGCATGGACTGCGTTCTGCGATCGCACGCTTCGCGAGCGGGAGCGCTTCGCCCGTGATTTCGACTCGCACGATTGGGACATGTCCGATTACCGCGCCTCTGATCATGAGTTCAGCGGGCGTGGTTTCCACGGCTACCAGGACCGCGCCCCGCGCGGCTTCAACGACCGCGGCACGCGCGGCTACGAGGACCACGGCCCGCGCGGCTT from Miscanthus floridulus cultivar M001 unplaced genomic scaffold, ASM1932011v1 os_1023_1, whole genome shotgun sequence includes the following:
- the LOC136533637 gene encoding transcription initiation factor TFIID subunit 10-like isoform X1, whose product is MAASRSPPAGVLPRCLRGGGSEAAGREVQDDERRRRRRRSWRGHGSRSGWRGDGQHDDEAALTEFLSSLMDYTPTIPDELVEHYLGRSGFHCPDLRLTRLVAVATQKFLSDIASDSLQYCKARVAAPIKDNKSKQPKDKRLVLTMDDLSKALCEHGVNLKHPEYFADSPSAGMAPSTREE
- the LOC136533637 gene encoding transcription initiation factor TFIID subunit 10-like isoform X2; translated protein: MAASRSPPAGVLPREAAGREVQDDERRRRRRRSWRGHGSRSGWRGDGQHDDEAALTEFLSSLMDYTPTIPDELVEHYLGRSGFHCPDLRLTRLVAVATQKFLSDIASDSLQYCKARVAAPIKDNKSKQPKDKRLVLTMDDLSKALCEHGVNLKHPEYFADSPSAGMAPSTREE